GGACGATGCCGCTGCGGGAGTTCTTCCTCACATACAGTTGAACGATGATGTGCCTCTCCGAATCAAGGACTTGAGCGGAAAGGAGTGGGCGTTTAACTACACCTGGAAAGCTCACACCCGCATGTTTCGCAATGGTTGGATGGAGTTTTCTAATGCCAACGGCCTCGTCACTGGCGACAATGCCGTGTTCATGCGTCGCGGCAACGGCGAGATGTTCATGGCGGTGCGGCGCACGCGCAACAGGCCGGCGCCCTTCTCAGTGGAGGAGGTCATCGAGGCCGTGTGGCGGGCAGCGCGCCGCGAGCCGTTTGAGGTCAGCTATTGCTTGCGCCAGGATGGGGACGAGTTCGTTGTACCACGTGACATCGTCGATGATGGCTTACGCGCCAGGTTTGCTCCAGGCATGGCTGTGAACTTCGTATGGGCTGTTGAGGATGGCAAGCTGCCAACCATCGGGCCACAGGGGGAGGTGATTTCCATAGAGAACTATGCTACGTCCATTGGCGCATAATTCAGGTTctgaatttttcttgttttgATTGAAGTGACTGCATGTATTGTGTTGATAGTATGATTGATCTTAATTTCTTCtgctcattgttttttttttttgacgcaaaAGGTAGAGAGACTCTACCTTGTTACCATTGTATTAATGGTGGTCATGAAAGTAACAAAGCCAGTGGCTGGCAAGAGATTATACAGGGGGAACAAAGAGGAaggataaagaaaaagaaagataaaaaagaaggaagggagaagaaaaagaagaagaaagaacaaaacacaaaaaaaaacaaaaataaaaaggaaacctAGCTAAGCTTGTCTGCCCAAGTGTTGATATGTTCGCGAAGGCTTGGCTTTAGGCGATGAACCCATAATTGGAGACTTTCTCTGATTTGATGAAGGATGTATGCAACGCTTGTTTCAGTGAGCTTGAAGACCAGCTGGTTGCGTGCTTTCCAGAGACCGTGCGAACAAGCAGCAAAGCATGCAGGGCATCCCGGTTTCTGGTGTTCTGGTAAGGTGTCCAGGATTGATTCCACAAAATCTTGTATGTTAGAGCTGCGCACGGCTGTCTCATATAGGTTGAGTTTCTTCCAGACTTCCCCTGCTAATTTGCAACGAAGAATGATGTGATTTGCTGTTTCAATAGCTGGGCAGGACATACAGTGCGGGTTGGAATCCCATTTTTTATTAACCCTGTTTGCATTGGTGTTGAGCCTGTCCCGGAATGCTAACCACAAAAAGATCCTGCAAGTGTTGGGGATAGCCTTGTTCCAGATAAGTGTTGCCGGCTGCCAAAGGATGCCATGATAAGTCAACAAGTTGTAGTTTGCTGATGTTGTGATATCTGTGGAACCAAGCAGCAGTGTTCTTTTGTCGGGGACATTCTGTTGTATGTGTTGGTCCAACAATATATCCATGAGGGACTGTAACTCGGTTTGAGCCCGGGAAGAGAGAACCGGGTGTAGATCAATTGTCCAGGTGCCGTTAGTGTGTTGGGAGGAGACTGTACAGTTGATATTTGTTGCGTAGGAAGCTAGTGTCGGATATATGAGGTTGAATCGTCCTGCTGCTGTCCAGTGGTCTCGCCAAAACTGCACTAGCTGGCCGTTCCCAATCGTTACCTTAGTGGAGGCAATAATTGGCTCGATAACGGAACAAACTGTCTTCCAAATCGGTGTTTCTGTTGGTTTTGCTTTAATAGGGATCTCATTTGCCATGTGTTGCGTGCGCAACCATTGAAAACATGGTTCTGATGAGTCTGATAACAACCTGCATCCTATCCTCATAAGTAGAGCCAGGTTGTGAGCTCTCAAGTCACCGATTCCCAATCCTCCTTGTTCCTTGTTGAGAGTGACAGTTGGCCAGGCCACTAAACATTGACCTCCTTTTACTTTCTTATCCCCTTTCCAAAGGAATGCCCTCCTTAGGCGATCAACTGCTTCGATGGTTTTGTCTGGCCACTTGATGCAGGACATGAAATAATTTGGTATTGCCGACATAACTGAGTTGATCATGATGAGTCTTTCACCCCAACTGAGAAGGCCTGGGATCCATCCTGCTATAGCCTTCGATCTATTTTGTCAATGACTGGTGCAAGCAACTTGTGTGAGATCTTGGCTGTTGTCACGctcagaaattcacgaaccagaatttctaagctgaatgtgcattaaatccctgtccaggaccagctagggtacacaaacgacaattgttgacatacaaatccacgtcttacaaaaatataaagattacaaatgcagcggaaaagataaaagcgagctaaaccgggaagcttgacttcagcagcggggcgactccactccacaggcaatccttgacggcagtgACGAAATCAACTTCGACAAGACAGCTcccactaggaagatcttcagctctggtgtgggggaaaagagagcaagactgagtactacccactgtactcagcaagtcataccggaagaggaggtatgatgcaggatataaccgaaggaggctaaaggttcttttgcacaaagcaggcatttaaaaacagtagt
The window above is part of the Oryza sativa Japonica Group chromosome 7, ASM3414082v1 genome. Proteins encoded here:
- the LOC107276340 gene encoding uncharacterized protein is translated as MANEIPIKAKPTETPIWKTVCSVIEPIIASTKVTIGNGQLVQFWRDHWTAAGRFNLIYPTLASYATNINCTVSSQHTNGTWTIDLHPVLSSRAQTELQSLMDILLDQHIQQNVPDKRTLLLGSTDITTSANYNLLTYHGILWQPATLIWNKAIPNTCRIFLWLAFRDRLNTNANRVNKKWDSNPHCMSCPAIETANHIILRCKLAGEVWKKLNLYETAVRSSNIQDFVESILDTLPEHQKPGCPACFAACSHGLWKARNQLVFKLTETSVAYILHQIRESLQLWVHRLKPSLREHINTWADKLS